The proteins below come from a single uncultured delta proteobacterium genomic window:
- the atpG gene encoding ATP synthase gamma chain: protein MASLKDVRNKISGVGKTKQITKAMNMVASAKLRGAQSRMEKFRAYADRFHGVLQNLAASDMELVHPLLVPHEEVKTIGIILVTSDRGLAGAFNINIIAEAFKLAKAKQAEGKEVVFFCVGKKGRDAVRKSPFAIAKDMAGDMNTFDFSLADRTGVEIISRYTALELDEVYLVYSEFVSLMRQIPTPQRILPVVPKEVDANAPPQSRTEYTFEPAGQALMDVLLPRVVKALIYWGLLSTSTSEHAARMTAMDNATRNCDDLIRSLTRLFNKTRQAVITNELIDIVGGVEALKG from the coding sequence ATGGCATCGCTTAAGGACGTCAGGAACAAAATATCAGGGGTCGGCAAGACCAAGCAGATAACCAAGGCCATGAACATGGTGGCCTCGGCCAAGCTGCGCGGCGCCCAGTCCCGGATGGAAAAGTTCCGCGCATACGCCGACAGGTTCCACGGCGTGCTCCAGAACCTGGCCGCCAGCGACATGGAGCTTGTCCACCCGCTGCTGGTCCCGCACGAGGAAGTGAAAACGATCGGCATCATCCTCGTCACATCCGACCGGGGACTGGCCGGCGCGTTCAACATCAACATCATCGCCGAAGCGTTCAAACTGGCGAAGGCGAAGCAGGCCGAAGGCAAGGAAGTGGTCTTCTTCTGTGTGGGTAAAAAGGGCCGCGACGCCGTCCGCAAGTCGCCGTTCGCGATAGCGAAGGACATGGCGGGCGACATGAATACCTTTGACTTCAGCCTGGCCGACAGGACCGGGGTGGAAATCATCAGCCGGTATACGGCGCTGGAGCTCGACGAGGTCTACCTCGTGTACAGCGAATTCGTCAGCCTTATGCGGCAGATCCCAACGCCCCAGCGCATTCTGCCCGTGGTTCCGAAAGAAGTGGACGCGAACGCCCCGCCGCAGAGCAGGACGGAGTATACCTTTGAACCCGCCGGGCAGGCCCTCATGGACGTTTTGCTGCCGCGCGTGGTCAAAGCGCTGATCTACTGGGGCCTTTTGAGCACCTCCACCAGCGAGCACGCGGCGCGGATGACGGCCATGGATAACGCCACCCGCAACTGCGACGATTTGATACGGTCCCTGACCCGGCTCTTCAACAAGACCCGCCAGGCCGTCATTACCAACGAGCTTATTGATATCGTGGGCGGCGTTGAGGCGCTCAAGGGATAA
- the atpD gene encoding membrane-bound ATP synthase, F1 sector, beta-subunit (Evidence 2a : Function of homologous gene experimentally demonstrated in an other organism; Product type e : enzyme) — MSQNIGKISQVIGAVVDVEFPDGKLPNILTALEIKNPNNTDAPELICEVAQHLGDNVVRTIAMDATEGLVRGMDVTDTGKPIMAPVGKAALGRILNVVGRPVDELGPVETDTYLPIHREAPAFAEQNTNVELLETGIKVVDLLVPFPKGGKMGLFGGAGVGKTVILMEMINNIAKEHGGLSVFAGVGERTREGNDLYNEFKEAGILEKAALVYGQMNEPPGARARVALTGLTVAEYFRDEENQDVLLFIDNIFRFTQAGSEVSALLGRMPSAVGYQPTLGTDLGGLEERITSTTKGSITSVQAIYVPADDLTDPAPATTFSHLDGTLVLSRAISELGIYPAVDPLDSTSRILDPLVVGDEHYAVARAVQQILQKYKDLQDIIAILGMDELSDEDKLIVARARRIQRFLSQPFHVAEVFTGTPGQYVKLEDTIKAFRGIIDGTYDHLSEDDFYMVGNIDMAVAKYNKRQDAEQK, encoded by the coding sequence ATGAGTCAAAACATCGGCAAAATTTCGCAGGTCATCGGCGCCGTCGTGGACGTGGAGTTCCCGGACGGCAAACTGCCGAACATCCTGACCGCCCTGGAGATCAAAAACCCCAACAACACGGATGCGCCGGAGCTTATCTGTGAAGTCGCGCAGCACCTGGGCGACAACGTTGTACGCACCATCGCCATGGACGCCACCGAAGGCCTGGTCCGCGGCATGGACGTCACGGATACCGGCAAACCCATCATGGCTCCCGTGGGCAAGGCCGCTCTCGGCCGCATCCTGAACGTCGTGGGGCGCCCCGTGGACGAACTCGGCCCCGTGGAAACGGACACATACCTCCCCATCCACCGCGAAGCCCCGGCCTTCGCCGAGCAGAATACCAACGTGGAACTCCTGGAAACCGGCATCAAGGTCGTGGACCTTCTGGTCCCCTTCCCCAAAGGCGGCAAGATGGGCCTCTTCGGCGGCGCGGGGGTGGGCAAGACCGTTATCCTTATGGAAATGATTAACAACATCGCCAAGGAACACGGCGGCCTTTCCGTGTTCGCGGGCGTGGGTGAACGGACCCGCGAAGGGAACGACCTGTACAACGAATTCAAGGAAGCCGGCATTCTGGAGAAAGCCGCCCTTGTTTACGGCCAGATGAACGAACCCCCGGGAGCGCGCGCCCGCGTGGCCCTGACCGGCCTGACCGTCGCCGAATATTTCCGCGACGAGGAAAACCAGGACGTGCTGCTCTTTATCGACAACATTTTCCGCTTCACCCAGGCCGGATCCGAAGTGTCCGCCCTCTTGGGCCGCATGCCTTCGGCCGTGGGCTACCAGCCCACCCTCGGCACGGACCTGGGCGGCCTTGAGGAACGCATCACCTCCACCACCAAGGGTTCCATCACCTCGGTGCAGGCCATTTACGTGCCTGCGGACGACCTTACCGACCCCGCGCCGGCGACGACGTTCTCGCACCTGGACGGCACGCTGGTTCTGTCCCGCGCCATCTCGGAACTCGGCATCTACCCCGCCGTGGACCCGCTGGACTCCACCTCCCGCATCCTCGACCCGCTGGTGGTTGGCGACGAGCACTATGCCGTGGCGCGCGCCGTGCAGCAGATTCTGCAGAAATACAAGGATCTCCAGGACATCATAGCCATTCTCGGCATGGACGAACTCTCCGACGAAGACAAGCTCATCGTCGCCAGAGCCCGCCGCATCCAGCGGTTCCTGTCCCAACCGTTCCACGTGGCGGAAGTCTTCACGGGCACGCCGGGCCAGTATGTGAAACTTGAAGACACCATCAAGGCGTTCAGGGGTATTATCGACGGCACCTACGACCACCTGTCCGAGGACGACTTCTACATGGTGGGCAACATAGATATGGCCGTCGCAAAATACAACAAGCGCCAGGATGCGGAGCAAAAATAA